The following coding sequences are from one Gossypium raimondii isolate GPD5lz chromosome 4, ASM2569854v1, whole genome shotgun sequence window:
- the LOC105767261 gene encoding uncharacterized protein LOC105767261, which produces MESTTLNGRMVRWQILLSEFDVVYVSQKVVKGSGITDFLTSRGLEDYDPLNFDFPNEDLMYVATTDGNSQIDHMWKLKFDGASNAMEYEACIMGIRATIERKIKVLKMYGDSALVIYQLKGEWETRDPKLISYRKMVLELMDEFDDTTFCYLPRDENQMADALATLASMIQVNKLEDMKPIQMSIFETPAHCYSIEEEEKDDHPWYLNILQYVKNCEYPDQATKNDKRVLRRIAIDYILDGEILYKKGKDTVLLRYVDAMEARKILEEVHEERIISDNALSLNNNTIVEVCSQFKIKHHNSSPYCPKMNGTVEAANRNIKKIMGKMTETYKD; this is translated from the exons atggagtcgacTACTTTGAACGGGAGAATGGTTAGATGGCAGATTTTGCTTTCTGAATTTGACGTAGTGTATGTAAGCCAAAAGGTCGTGAAAGGAAGTGGAATAACTGACTTTCTAACTAGCAGAGGCTTGGAGGATTATGAtcctttgaactttgattttccaaacgaggacttgatgtatgtggcaaccaCTGACGGAAATTCCCAAATAGATCATATGTGGAAGCTAAAATTTGATGGAGCCTCAAATGCTATGG aatatgaagcatgtattatgggCATTCGTGCAACTATTGAACGTAAAATCAAAGTGCTAAAAATGTATGGGGATTCTGCATTGGTGATATATCAACTCAAAGGAGAATGGGAAACAAGAGACCCTAAACTGATCAGTTATCGAAAGATGGTTCTTGAATTAATGGACGAGTTTGATGACACCACtttctgttatctcccacgagacgAAAACCAGATGGCTGACGCATTGGCCACCCTAGCCTCTATGATCCAAGTGAACAAgttagaggacatgaagcctATTCAAATGAGTATTTTTGAAACCCCGGCTCATTGCTATAGTATtgaggaagaggaaaaagatgACCATCCTTGGTACCTGAATATATTGCAATATGTGAAAAATTGTGAGTATCCAGATCAGGCGACAAAGAATGATAAGAGAGTATTGAGAAGAATAGCCATTGACTATATCCTAGACGGGGAAATCCTATACAAAAAAGGGAAGGATACGGTACTGTTAAGATATGTGGACGCAATGGAAGCTAGAAAAATACTAGAAGAGGTCCATGAGG AGAGGATCATATCCGATAATGCGCTGAGTTTGAACAATAACACAATAGTGGAGgtctgcagtcaattcaagatcaaacatcATAACTCGTCGCCATACTGCCCAAAGATGAATGGCACGGTAGAAGCAGCTAATagaaatatcaagaaaattatggggaaaatgactgagacttacaaagaCTAG
- the LOC105767931 gene encoding ras-related protein RABC2a, translating to MGSSSGQSSGSYDLSFKILLIGDSGVGKSSLLVSFISTSAEDLAPTIGVDFKIKLLTVGGKRLKLTIWDTAGQERFRTLTSSYYRGAQGIILVYDVTRRETFTNLSDVWAKEVELYSTNQDCVKMLVGNKVDRDSERAVTREEGVALAKELGSMFLECSAKTRENVEQCFEELALKIMEIPSLLEEGSSVGKRNMLKQKPEYQASPGGGCCS from the exons atggGATCATCTTCAGGGCAAAGTAGTGGAAGTTATGATCTTTCATTCAAGATCTTGTTGATCGGAGACTCTGGTGTCGGCAAGAGTAGTTTGCTTGTTAGCTTCATTTCAACTTCTGCGGAAGATCTAGCTCCCACCATTG GTGTGGATTTTAAGATCAAGCTGTTAACTGTTGGTGGCAAGAGATTAAAGCTTACCATTTGGGATACTG CTGGACAGGAAAGGTTCAGAACCTTAACAAGCTCTTACTACAGGGGCGCTCAAGGGATCATTCTTG TTTATGATGTAACACGGAGAGAGACCTTCACAAATTTGTCTGATGTTTGGGCCAAAGAAGTGGAGCTTTACTCTACCAATCAGGACTGTGTCAAGATGCTTGTAGGAAATAAAGTTGACAGA GATTCCGAAAGGGCTGTAACTAGAGAAGAAGGCGTTGCACTTGCAAAAGAGCTTGGATCCATGTTTCTTGAATGCAGTGCTAAAACAAGAGAAAACGTGGAGCAATGCTTTGAGGAGCTTGCATTGAAG ATAATGGAAATTCCAAGCCTTTTGGAAGAAGGGTCTTCTGTAGGAAAGAGAAACATGTTAAAGCAGAAGCCAGAGTACCAGGCTTCTCCCGGCGGTGGTTGTTGCTCTTAA